GTCAGCCCTCAGGGCCCTGCCAGAGAACGCGGTTCTGGCCTCTGTGGAGGACGCCCCGTCGCCGGAAGGATTTACTGCCGTGGCCGTGGGCTTTTGGGTGGACCGGGGAGGCCCGGACGCCAAGGCCCTGAAGTATATGGAAGGGCTCAGGAACCTGAAGGTCGGCGCCTTTGGCACCTTGGGAGCAAACCCCGATTCCCCGCATGCTGCCGAGGTCCTGCGCAGGACCGCGGAACATTTGCAGGGCAACCATCTGCTGGGAATGTTCCTGTGCCAGGGGCGCGTCGATCCCGCCGTGGTCGAGACCATGAAGCGCTCGGCCCACCACCCCATGACCCAGGAGCGGCAGGACAATCTGCGCGAGGCCGAGCGGCATCCCGATGACATTGATCTGGAAAACGCCTGTGCGTTTTTCAAGGCCGTTTATGACAGCGCCACCGCACAAGCGTAAGACGCTTCGGCCGACCTGCTCGGTCGGCTGACCCGGCCAAGCCTCCTCCTCCGTCCGGCCTGCCCGACACAGGGCAGGCCGGACAATCCATCTAGAAGCCTGTCTCGCGAAGGAAGACCGCCAGTGCGTATTGCTGAAACTGTCTGAAAAGACTTTTCTTTTCGGCAGAGATGAGAACCGTTCCGCGCACCACGCGGAG
The Pseudodesulfovibrio alkaliphilus genome window above contains:
- a CDS encoding flavodoxin family protein, with protein sequence MSLLVVYSSRTGNTRKVAESALRALPENAVLASVEDAPSPEGFTAVAVGFWVDRGGPDAKALKYMEGLRNLKVGAFGTLGANPDSPHAAEVLRRTAEHLQGNHLLGMFLCQGRVDPAVVETMKRSAHHPMTQERQDNLREAERHPDDIDLENACAFFKAVYDSATAQA